From Nicotiana tabacum cultivar K326 chromosome 22, ASM71507v2, whole genome shotgun sequence, one genomic window encodes:
- the LOC142176285 gene encoding uncharacterized protein LOC142176285 has translation MPTDNGNIYMVEAQPITEEVLQTFDSIQVEGQSIIEIDNEQALGVQVLENAPVIEEVAEKTSTQLTRRRSNLKQKESPTTILRENASLDEIKVGLVFDKKKSIINYFSNIAIKGHFEFKVVRSSSTRYLLKCNDDRCGWCVYAFRIKDSTLFKIVKIEKKHDCSVNTMKVDQRHATSKLISGYIIDNLRDPRFEVTPAFVMAEMQKLHGLDIGYHKAWRAIQLASALIKGTPEENYELLSSYLYMITSKNPRTYTNINIDDNNRSSISGWNHCRPVIAVDATFLKSKFRGVLMISVSKDANNQIFPLAFGIAESENNNSYEWYFSQLRNEIGSRQNLIFLSGRHQAIAYGIAKVYPESHHGICIYHLE, from the exons ATGCCAACAGATAATGGAAATATATATATGGTTGAAGCTCAACCAATAACTGAAGAGGTGCTTCAAACATTTGAttctattcaagtagaaggacaaAGCATTATAGAGATTGACAACGAACAAGCTTTGGGTGTTCAAGTCTTAGAGAATGCACCAGTAATCGAAGAAGTTGCTGAAAAAACTTCTACTCAACTAACTAGACGAAGatcaaatttgaaacaaaaagaatccccaactacgATATTAAGAGAAAATGCTTCGTTGGATGAAATAAAAGTGGGATTAGTATTTGACAAAAAGAAGAGTATAATTAACTATTTTTCGAATATAGCAATTAAAGGACATTTTGAATTCAAGGTTGTTAGATCAAGCTCAACAAGATACTTGTTGAAATGCAATGATGATAGATGTGGTTGGTGTGTGTATGCTTTCAGAATTAAAGATTCAACACTTTTCAAGATagtaaagattgagaaaaagcacGACTGCTCTGTTAACACTATGAAAGTTGATCAAAGGCATGCAACTTCAAAGTTGATTAGTGGTTACATTATCGACAATCTTCGAGACCCAAGGTTTGAAGTTACACCAGCTTTTGTCATGGCAGAGATGCAAAAATTGCATGGACTAGATATTGGGTATCACAAGGCGTGGCGTGCTATTCAACTTGCTTCCGCTTTAATAAAAGGAACTCCCGAAGAGAATTATGAATTATTGTCTtcatacttgtatatgataaCAAGTAAAAACCCGAGAACTTATACTAACATAAATATAGACGACAACAACAG ATCATCAATATCTGGTTGGAATCATTGTAGACCAGTGATCGCCGTTGATGCAACTTTTTTGAAGTCAAAATTTCgtggtgttttaatgatttcagTCTCAAAGGACGCAAATAACCAAATTTTTCCACTAGCCTTTGGAATAGCAGAATCTGAAAATAACAATTCCTATGAGTGGTACTTTAGTCAGCTTCGCAATGAAATTGGGAGCCgtcagaatttaatttttttatcaggCAGGCATCAAGCTATTGCATATGGCATTGCAAAGGTATATCCTGAAAGCCATCATGGGATTTGCATCTATCATTTGGAGTAG